The following coding sequences lie in one Thermosulfuriphilus ammonigenes genomic window:
- a CDS encoding carbon starvation CstA family protein produces MNGAIILLGAMGTLLLGYLIYSRLAAGWFGLREDEPTPAHRLKDGVDYVPAPLPVLFGHHFASIAGAGPIIGPILAISFGWVGVFVWLVLGVIFAGGIHDLGAMIASVRHEGRSIGEIIRLHMGQRAFFLFLSFAWATLVLVIAAFAVIVAKTFSARPEVASASVMFLILAIVFGLGVYRLGIPLWLATTLGVPLLAGAIFVSYRIPLALPQNLWLYLLLVYIFVAATVPVHALLQPRDYLNSFLLYGLLGGGLLGLMVKQPQINFPAWTGFSNEIGPFFPLLFVITSCGAISGFHSLVASGTTAKQLSRAAHARPIGYGAMLLETVLALVSLMAVAGLSLASYKSQLATMGPIALFSQGVGEFMAALGIPPSLGRSFAGLAVSAFALTSLDTATRVARFTLEELLATKTHDPSGTRRLLATGVTVVAAAALAISGKWRAIWPVMGSANQLLAALALLALFVWLWRSGLPAVFVGLPAAFMLLVTTTSLGLLFSKQWQAGHHLLSGISLALLALSLVLVAEAVKISRDSWRR; encoded by the coding sequence TTGAATGGAGCCATCATCCTCTTGGGAGCGATGGGGACTCTTCTTCTCGGATATCTCATCTACAGCCGTCTGGCCGCTGGCTGGTTCGGCCTCAGGGAAGATGAGCCCACCCCCGCCCACCGCTTAAAAGACGGCGTGGACTATGTCCCAGCCCCTTTGCCGGTCCTCTTTGGCCACCACTTTGCTTCCATCGCTGGAGCCGGTCCCATTATTGGACCGATTCTGGCCATCTCTTTTGGCTGGGTAGGGGTCTTTGTCTGGCTAGTTCTAGGAGTCATCTTTGCCGGAGGTATCCACGACCTGGGGGCCATGATTGCCTCTGTCCGCCACGAAGGACGATCCATTGGGGAGATCATCAGGCTCCATATGGGTCAGCGGGCCTTTTTTCTCTTTCTCTCTTTTGCCTGGGCCACCTTGGTCTTGGTTATTGCCGCCTTTGCCGTCATCGTGGCCAAGACCTTCAGCGCTCGACCAGAGGTGGCCAGTGCCTCGGTAATGTTTTTGATCCTGGCCATAGTCTTTGGCCTGGGGGTCTATCGTCTTGGGATCCCCCTCTGGCTGGCCACCACCCTGGGGGTGCCTCTCCTGGCGGGAGCCATTTTTGTCTCCTATCGAATTCCCCTGGCTCTGCCCCAAAACCTCTGGCTCTATCTTCTGCTGGTCTACATTTTTGTTGCTGCCACTGTCCCCGTCCACGCCCTCCTTCAGCCACGGGACTACCTGAACTCCTTCCTTCTCTATGGACTTCTGGGTGGGGGCCTTCTGGGCCTTATGGTCAAACAACCCCAGATCAACTTCCCGGCCTGGACAGGGTTCAGCAATGAGATCGGCCCGTTTTTCCCCCTTCTTTTTGTGATCACCTCCTGTGGGGCCATCTCTGGTTTCCACTCTTTGGTAGCCTCAGGGACAACGGCCAAACAACTCTCCCGGGCCGCCCACGCAAGACCTATAGGCTATGGGGCGATGTTACTGGAGACGGTTCTGGCCCTTGTATCTCTGATGGCGGTGGCCGGTCTTAGCCTGGCAAGCTACAAAAGCCAACTGGCCACCATGGGGCCTATTGCCCTTTTCTCCCAGGGAGTAGGAGAATTTATGGCCGCTTTAGGGATCCCCCCTTCCCTGGGACGCTCTTTTGCCGGGCTGGCGGTTTCGGCCTTTGCCCTCACCTCTTTAGACACAGCCACCCGGGTGGCCCGTTTCACCCTCGAGGAGCTGCTGGCCACAAAGACCCATGACCCCAGCGGGACCAGACGCCTCCTGGCCACCGGAGTCACGGTGGTGGCCGCCGCTGCCCTGGCCATATCCGGTAAATGGCGAGCCATTTGGCCAGTTATGGGCAGTGCCAATCAACTTCTGGCGGCCCTGGCCCTGCTGGCCCTCTTCGTTTGGCTCTGGCGTTCGGGTCTGCCAGCGGTCTTTGTCGGCCTGCCGGCAGCCTTCATGCTTCTCGTGACCACCACCTCCCTCGGCCTTCTCTTTAGTAAACAGTGGCAGGCTGGACATCATCTCCTCTCTGGCATAAGCCTGGCCCTTCTGGCCCTAAGTCTTGTTCTGGTAGCAGAGGCCGTAAAGATCAGCAGGGATTCATGGAGAAGATAA
- the glnE gene encoding bifunctional [glutamate--ammonia ligase]-adenylyl-L-tyrosine phosphorylase/[glutamate--ammonia-ligase] adenylyltransferase produces the protein MEKIIRLARDKAPDPETALRGWERLTEAHSDLPWSQLTEENLTRLVRLLGASIYLTNALVNDRGILQEVFFEGRLFLPSRLSLWRELSGAIAGDRRIFLRRLREVKKKAFVRLATIDLKGRLSFVRILRSITAIYEMLIRAALSFAAKEQGLPAEALIVLGMGKLGARELNYSSDVDLIFLSPNRYPRTRVIRLAESLIQLLSSYVEGDIAARVDMRLRPGGKDGELVHSLPAAVTYYRFQAQAWEHLALIKARGLAGDLKGGLHFLAGVEPIVFRRYLDYAYLEEIARLKEKISRETAQKKLARDIKLGPGGIREIEFFVQALQLIFGGRLPKIRKRDTLGGLRRLAEAGLISEAALRELSAAYIFLRNLEHRLQMIHFTQTHRLPGQPAASRALARSLGLKDEEELEDRLQRIRRQVEEHFGALFRPTSRKSTSSQLKEALELALEGAPLKETAASLGLASEEPLASLVAKFRGKSRLVQKRREILWPVLPDLIQMALKTPRPGVALNNLEAFITRAGGRTSLLYLLKDRPDVAERLIYALGTSPFLADLLLKGPILSEALVLRVHQTGAGQRPLVLEQIDREDYGQAVASLRRFKNEEVLVTGFGDLFGEVKTVGERLTRIAETVVRGAFLLSRRELKRRSGQPSQTLAILALGKLGSRELSYRSDLDVIFLYRGDQEEMIRATKLAQNIISVLTMPLEEGPGYEVDVRLRPGGSKGPLVSEIGAFLDYHRRESDLWEKQVLLRLAPLVGEATVVEEALAGVAEILGSLRVGPKEAQQLREMRARIEKERGREENGRLNPKLGYGGLADVEFIVQWHQLSHLPRYPQLLVPNPLKALHLLAQYDLIPQTEVQTLSHNYRFLTRLDRRLILFYDRRTEERVYTAEEIKEAEVVLGPHSLEEYLRIREVNRHLFERLIPH, from the coding sequence ATGGAGAAGATAATCCGTTTGGCTCGGGATAAGGCCCCGGATCCAGAGACGGCCTTAAGAGGCTGGGAGAGGCTAACTGAGGCCCATTCTGATCTTCCCTGGAGCCAACTCACCGAAGAAAACTTGACCAGGCTGGTAAGACTTCTTGGAGCCTCCATCTACCTGACAAACGCCCTGGTAAACGACCGCGGGATTCTCCAGGAGGTCTTCTTTGAAGGACGCCTTTTTCTCCCCAGTCGCCTCAGCCTGTGGCGGGAGCTCTCCGGGGCCATTGCTGGTGACCGCCGGATTTTTTTAAGGCGCTTGAGAGAGGTCAAAAAGAAGGCCTTTGTTCGACTGGCCACCATTGATCTGAAAGGAAGACTATCTTTTGTTCGCATCCTTCGAAGTATCACGGCCATCTACGAAATGCTTATCAGGGCGGCTCTCTCCTTTGCCGCTAAAGAGCAGGGGCTTCCAGCCGAGGCCTTAATTGTCTTGGGCATGGGAAAGCTCGGGGCCAGAGAGCTCAATTATAGCTCTGACGTTGATCTCATCTTTCTCTCTCCGAACCGGTACCCTCGAACCAGGGTCATTCGGCTGGCCGAAAGTCTTATCCAGCTCCTCTCTTCTTATGTTGAGGGAGATATTGCCGCCCGGGTGGACATGCGTCTTCGCCCCGGAGGCAAGGATGGAGAGCTGGTCCACAGTCTGCCAGCGGCCGTAACTTACTACCGCTTTCAGGCCCAAGCCTGGGAACATCTGGCCCTGATTAAGGCCCGGGGCCTGGCCGGAGACCTTAAAGGTGGCCTTCACTTTCTGGCTGGAGTGGAACCCATCGTCTTCAGACGCTATCTTGACTACGCCTATCTGGAAGAGATCGCCAGACTCAAGGAAAAAATCTCCCGAGAGACGGCCCAGAAGAAGCTGGCCCGGGATATCAAGCTGGGCCCCGGAGGTATCCGGGAGATAGAATTTTTTGTCCAGGCCCTTCAACTCATCTTTGGGGGGAGACTCCCTAAAATAAGAAAAAGAGATACTCTAGGCGGCCTTAGGCGACTGGCGGAGGCCGGCCTTATCTCTGAGGCAGCCTTAAGGGAGCTGTCGGCGGCCTATATCTTTCTGCGCAATCTGGAACATCGACTCCAGATGATCCACTTCACCCAGACCCATCGTCTGCCCGGCCAGCCGGCGGCCTCCAGAGCTCTGGCCCGTTCTTTAGGGCTGAAAGATGAAGAAGAGCTGGAGGATCGTCTTCAACGAATACGTCGTCAGGTAGAGGAGCACTTCGGGGCCCTTTTTCGCCCCACAAGCCGCAAATCCACCTCCAGCCAGCTAAAAGAGGCCCTAGAACTGGCCCTTGAAGGTGCCCCTCTTAAGGAAACCGCTGCCAGCCTGGGGCTGGCCTCTGAGGAACCGCTGGCTTCACTGGTGGCCAAATTTCGAGGGAAAAGTCGTCTTGTTCAAAAAAGGCGGGAGATCCTCTGGCCTGTTCTTCCTGATCTCATTCAGATGGCCCTTAAGACTCCCCGGCCAGGGGTGGCCCTAAATAACCTGGAGGCCTTTATTACCAGAGCTGGAGGAAGAACCTCCCTGCTCTACCTTTTAAAAGACCGACCAGATGTGGCTGAAAGGTTGATCTACGCCCTGGGGACGAGCCCTTTTCTGGCCGATCTTCTCCTTAAAGGCCCTATCTTAAGCGAGGCCCTGGTCCTTCGCGTCCACCAGACCGGAGCGGGACAAAGACCGCTGGTTTTAGAGCAAATTGATCGGGAGGATTACGGTCAGGCCGTTGCCAGCCTGCGGCGTTTCAAGAACGAAGAGGTTCTGGTCACCGGTTTTGGGGATCTTTTTGGAGAGGTTAAGACCGTGGGTGAAAGGTTGACCAGAATCGCCGAGACCGTAGTCCGGGGGGCCTTTCTCCTTTCTCGACGAGAGCTTAAGCGTCGTAGTGGCCAGCCGTCTCAGACCTTGGCTATTCTGGCCTTAGGGAAATTAGGTAGCCGCGAGCTTTCCTACCGCTCAGACCTGGATGTGATCTTCCTTTACCGAGGAGATCAGGAGGAGATGATCAGGGCCACCAAATTGGCCCAGAATATCATTTCCGTCTTGACTATGCCCCTTGAGGAAGGCCCCGGATATGAAGTGGATGTCCGCCTCCGGCCAGGAGGTAGCAAGGGCCCACTGGTCAGCGAAATCGGGGCCTTTCTAGACTATCATCGAAGAGAATCCGACCTCTGGGAAAAGCAGGTCCTTTTGCGTCTGGCCCCCCTGGTGGGAGAGGCTACAGTAGTTGAGGAGGCCTTAGCAGGGGTAGCCGAAATTTTAGGTAGCCTCCGGGTAGGACCTAAAGAGGCCCAACAGCTTCGCGAGATGAGGGCCCGGATAGAGAAAGAAAGAGGCCGAGAAGAAAACGGACGTCTAAACCCAAAGTTGGGGTACGGAGGCCTGGCCGATGTGGAGTTTATCGTCCAGTGGCATCAGCTCTCTCACCTCCCCCGGTATCCTCAACTCCTGGTGCCTAACCCCCTTAAAGCCCTTCACCTTCTGGCCCAATATGATCTTATTCCCCAAACCGAGGTCCAAACCTTGAGCCACAACTATCGCTTCCTGACCCGGCTGGACCGCAGACTAATCCTCTTCTATGACCGCCGCACTGAAGAGAGGGTCTATACGGCTGAGGAGATAAAAGAAGCCGAAGTCGTCCTCGGCCCCCATAGCCTGGAAGAATATCTCCGAATCCGAGAGGTCAACCGGCACCTCTTTGAAAGACTTATCCCCCACTGA
- a CDS encoding type IV pilus twitching motility protein PilT codes for MAKIDAFFKLMVDAGASDLHLVAGAVPRVRIHGELQKIKYPPLDNEELKSMLYEIAPEDKIKIFEETGDVDFGYEIPKLARFRANYFRQKNGVGAVFRLIPSRILSADELGLPSILTKLASLPKGLVLVTGPTGSGKSTTLAAIIDHANKTRRDHILTIEDPIEFVHESQLCLVNHREVGLHTKSFAAALRAALREDPDIIMVGEMRDLETIALAIEAAMTGHLVFGTLHTINAAKTVDRVIEIFPHQQQPQIRSTLADALRAVVSQTMFKRVDVPGRCVAFEILIATPAVRNLIREGKTYQIPSAIQTGRKYGMISLDDSIMELLKKGWINPQEALNKAVDKARFLPFVKGELSDFTEV; via the coding sequence ATGGCCAAAATAGACGCCTTTTTCAAACTCATGGTTGATGCCGGGGCCTCGGATCTTCATTTAGTAGCCGGAGCCGTACCCCGAGTGCGTATTCACGGAGAACTTCAAAAAATCAAGTATCCTCCCCTGGACAACGAAGAGCTCAAAAGCATGCTCTACGAAATCGCTCCAGAGGACAAGATCAAAATCTTTGAAGAGACGGGAGACGTTGACTTCGGCTACGAGATCCCCAAACTGGCCCGCTTCCGGGCCAATTATTTCCGCCAAAAAAATGGCGTAGGGGCCGTCTTTCGGCTTATTCCCTCCCGAATCCTCTCCGCTGACGAGCTGGGGCTTCCCTCCATCCTGACCAAACTGGCCTCTCTTCCTAAAGGGCTGGTTTTGGTTACTGGGCCCACAGGATCCGGTAAATCAACCACCCTGGCAGCCATTATCGACCATGCCAATAAGACCCGTCGGGACCATATCCTGACCATCGAGGATCCCATTGAATTTGTCCATGAGTCTCAGCTCTGTTTGGTTAATCATCGGGAGGTAGGGCTTCATACCAAGAGTTTTGCCGCCGCTCTCCGGGCGGCCCTGCGTGAGGACCCAGACATCATCATGGTGGGAGAGATGCGAGATCTTGAGACCATTGCTTTGGCCATTGAGGCCGCCATGACTGGTCACCTGGTCTTTGGTACCCTCCACACCATCAATGCAGCCAAGACCGTAGACCGGGTTATTGAGATCTTTCCCCACCAGCAGCAACCCCAGATCCGCTCAACCCTGGCGGATGCCCTCCGGGCCGTGGTTTCTCAGACCATGTTCAAACGGGTGGATGTTCCCGGAAGGTGTGTGGCCTTTGAGATCCTTATCGCTACGCCAGCGGTACGGAACCTCATCCGGGAAGGCAAAACTTATCAAATTCCCTCCGCCATCCAGACAGGAAGAAAATACGGCATGATCAGTCTGGATGATTCCATCATGGAACTTCTCAAAAAGGGCTGGATTAATCCTCAGGAGGCCCTCAATAAGGCTGTGGACAAGGCCCGATTTTTGCCCTTTGTCAAGGGAGAGCTTTCTGACTTCACGGAGGTCTAG
- a CDS encoding type IV pilus twitching motility protein PilT — protein MRDQDVAHLIGYLARARERVTDLNFTVGRPLQVAADGRLHPVFWEEVPIEALTPFQTEILALSLIRGNERLLKDLVTTGSCDLSYRLPDGTRFRINIFSRQGSYSLVMRKLESRVPSIKELSLPKCFYQMAREKNGIILFTGATGTGKTTSLAAILDAINEEEAVHIVTLEDPVEYVHQSKKATFNQRELGLDFDHFASGLRAALRQAPNVILVGEIRDRETMEIALTAAETGHLVFSTLHTVNAGHTINRILGFFNTEEERQIRFRLADALRWIVCQKLLPKIGGGRVAIFEILYNNLRAKEAILLGEDEGRTFYHIIHEGSPYGMQTFDQHILELFKQGMITEETALAYCTRKDLVGRGIDLIKSARGEKTSDMELSLDLESDFQ, from the coding sequence TTGAGAGATCAAGATGTAGCCCATCTCATTGGTTATCTGGCCCGGGCCAGGGAACGGGTTACTGATCTTAACTTCACCGTGGGCCGGCCTCTTCAGGTGGCCGCTGACGGACGGCTACATCCCGTCTTTTGGGAAGAGGTCCCTATAGAGGCCCTTACCCCCTTCCAGACCGAAATTCTGGCTCTCTCTCTCATTCGGGGCAATGAACGCCTTCTCAAAGACTTAGTGACCACTGGCTCCTGCGATCTCTCCTACCGGTTGCCTGACGGCACCCGCTTCCGGATAAATATCTTCTCCAGGCAGGGTTCTTACAGCTTGGTAATGCGTAAACTGGAGAGCCGGGTCCCCAGTATCAAAGAGCTTTCCCTGCCAAAGTGTTTTTACCAGATGGCCCGGGAGAAAAACGGCATTATTTTGTTTACCGGCGCCACTGGTACCGGTAAAACCACCTCTCTGGCGGCCATCCTTGACGCCATTAATGAAGAAGAAGCCGTCCACATTGTCACCCTGGAGGATCCCGTAGAGTATGTCCACCAGTCCAAAAAGGCCACTTTTAACCAGCGGGAGCTGGGGCTGGATTTTGACCACTTTGCCAGCGGACTCCGGGCGGCTCTGCGTCAGGCCCCTAATGTCATCCTGGTAGGGGAGATCCGAGACCGGGAGACTATGGAAATTGCCCTCACCGCCGCCGAGACCGGACACCTGGTCTTCTCCACCCTGCACACCGTAAATGCCGGCCATACCATCAACCGAATTCTGGGCTTTTTCAACACGGAAGAGGAAAGACAGATACGTTTTCGTTTGGCCGATGCCCTCAGATGGATTGTCTGCCAAAAGCTACTTCCTAAAATAGGTGGCGGGCGAGTAGCCATATTCGAGATTCTCTACAACAACCTGCGGGCCAAAGAGGCCATTCTCTTAGGAGAAGATGAGGGGCGAACTTTTTATCATATCATTCACGAAGGAAGCCCTTATGGAATGCAAACCTTTGATCAGCACATCCTCGAGCTCTTCAAGCAAGGGATGATTACCGAAGAGACAGCCCTGGCCTATTGCACCAGAAAGGATCTGGTCGGTCGGGGGATAGATCTCATCAAGAGTGCCCGAGGAGAAAAAACCAGCGACATGGAGCTTTCCCTTGACCTCGAAAGTGACTTCCAGTAG
- a CDS encoding zinc ribbon domain-containing protein produces MTSKVTSSSHQEGREFRCPSCGGRFRLKGQINLTRPIPCPKCKVPLEAATKTEGLFTTDSKGEEPFDWPRGATALIYWGFSDPKDPVTRILRARGLEIVEVHDRDHFLKALRYTQTEAVILAFGPEDKKGIEIWQALSQLSAHDRRRFFSALIGPYKTLDDLEAFRLSVDLTINPRDIPHLADILARAWQERERLYRKFLELLDRLPALAPLG; encoded by the coding sequence TTGACCTCGAAAGTGACTTCCAGTAGCCACCAGGAAGGAAGAGAATTTCGTTGCCCGAGCTGTGGGGGCCGTTTTCGGCTCAAGGGGCAGATTAATCTGACTCGCCCCATTCCTTGCCCCAAGTGCAAGGTGCCCCTTGAAGCGGCTACCAAAACGGAAGGGCTCTTTACTACCGATTCCAAGGGAGAGGAGCCTTTCGATTGGCCCCGGGGAGCCACGGCCCTTATTTACTGGGGTTTTAGTGATCCTAAGGATCCGGTAACCAGAATCCTCCGGGCCCGGGGCCTGGAGATCGTCGAGGTTCATGACCGGGATCACTTTCTCAAGGCCCTACGATATACCCAAACTGAAGCCGTCATTTTGGCCTTTGGCCCTGAAGACAAAAAGGGTATTGAGATCTGGCAGGCCCTATCTCAGCTCTCAGCCCACGACCGCCGCCGTTTCTTCTCTGCCCTTATCGGACCTTACAAGACCTTAGACGATTTGGAGGCCTTTCGCCTCTCGGTAGACCTCACTATTAACCCCAGAGATATTCCCCATCTGGCTGACATTTTGGCCCGGGCCTGGCAGGAAAGAGAGCGTCTCTATCGTAAATTTCTCGAACTGCTTGATCGCTTGCCAGCCCTGGCTCCTTTGGGCTAA
- a CDS encoding Fe-Mn family superoxide dismutase, with amino-acid sequence MDLNRRQFMMAALAVSALGASEALGAKEFGRLIGRVKGFSATQIKTHLAYLQLQEEKLAEVKGYLNEVDLSTTSPFYSDYRALIRAYTELTTSIYWHRLYFEGLSLGYERPRSGLSEAIAKAFGSFDRWKIRFYSLCQAARAWAVVAADATGQLYHFCLDSESEGLCPEYQPIIVVDTADHAYLFDFGNDRAGYAEAIIKALAWSKLEERFQKVKGGKSP; translated from the coding sequence ATGGATCTTAATCGTCGTCAATTTATGATGGCGGCCCTGGCCGTCTCAGCCTTGGGTGCAAGCGAGGCCTTAGGGGCCAAGGAGTTTGGTCGATTAATTGGCCGGGTTAAAGGATTTTCTGCTACCCAGATAAAGACTCACCTGGCCTATCTTCAGCTTCAGGAGGAAAAGCTAGCCGAGGTAAAGGGGTATCTAAACGAAGTGGACCTTTCCACTACCAGCCCCTTCTATAGCGACTATCGTGCCCTTATTCGAGCTTACACCGAGCTTACCACCTCCATTTACTGGCACCGACTCTACTTTGAGGGCCTTTCATTGGGCTATGAACGTCCTCGATCCGGTCTCTCCGAGGCCATTGCCAAGGCCTTTGGCTCCTTTGACCGCTGGAAGATCCGCTTCTACTCCCTCTGTCAGGCAGCCCGGGCCTGGGCTGTTGTAGCTGCCGATGCTACCGGTCAGCTCTACCACTTCTGTTTGGACAGCGAGTCAGAGGGACTCTGTCCAGAGTATCAGCCCATCATTGTTGTCGATACCGCTGACCATGCCTATTTATTTGATTTCGGAAATGATCGGGCAGGATATGCCGAAGCGATCATCAAAGCCCTGGCCTGGTCCAAGCTGGAGGAGAGATTTCAGAAGGTCAAAGGAGGGAAGTCTCCATGA
- the galU gene encoding UTP--glucose-1-phosphate uridylyltransferase GalU: MKVAKAVIPVAGLGTRFLPATKAIPKEMLNIVDRPTIQYIVEEAVSSGIKDIVLITASHKSAIEDHFDYSYELEAYLTEKKKFDLLEEVKRVSQLIEHIIAVRQKKPLGLGHAVLMAKNVVGDEPFAVLLGDDLVDAEEPCILQMLKVYERYQAPVIAVTPVPEEEVHRYGIIEGEEVEPGVFRIHRMVEKPAPGTVDSNLAIIGRYILVPEIFRLLEKTPPGHGGEIQLTDALAALAKSRPFYAYSFKGRRYDAGDKFGYLQATLAFGLKHPQLGPKLAAYIKEVAETLN, translated from the coding sequence ATGAAGGTAGCCAAGGCGGTAATTCCCGTAGCCGGGCTTGGGACCCGTTTCCTTCCGGCCACCAAAGCTATCCCCAAAGAAATGCTCAACATTGTCGATCGGCCGACCATTCAATACATTGTTGAAGAGGCCGTAAGCTCAGGCATAAAAGACATTGTTCTCATTACTGCCTCCCACAAGTCGGCCATTGAAGACCATTTCGATTACTCCTACGAGCTAGAGGCCTATCTTACAGAGAAAAAAAAGTTTGATCTCCTAGAGGAGGTCAAGCGGGTCTCCCAGCTCATAGAGCACATTATTGCCGTCCGGCAGAAAAAGCCCCTAGGGCTGGGACATGCCGTGCTTATGGCCAAGAACGTCGTAGGTGATGAGCCCTTTGCCGTCCTTCTGGGGGATGATCTGGTTGACGCCGAGGAGCCTTGCATCCTTCAGATGCTCAAGGTCTATGAGCGCTATCAGGCTCCAGTGATTGCCGTCACTCCCGTCCCTGAAGAAGAGGTCCACCGTTACGGAATAATCGAGGGAGAGGAGGTCGAACCCGGAGTCTTTCGTATTCACCGGATGGTGGAAAAGCCAGCTCCAGGAACGGTAGATTCCAACCTGGCCATCATTGGTCGTTATATCCTTGTGCCAGAGATCTTCCGCCTCCTGGAAAAGACCCCTCCTGGCCATGGAGGTGAAATTCAGCTCACCGACGCCTTGGCCGCTCTGGCTAAATCCCGCCCCTTTTACGCCTATTCCTTTAAGGGGAGACGATACGACGCTGGGGATAAGTTTGGCTATCTGCAGGCCACCTTGGCCTTTGGACTTAAACACCCCCAGCTTGGTCCCAAACTGGCAGCTTACATCAAGGAAGTGGCTGAGACTTTGAATTAA